Proteins from one Sander lucioperca isolate FBNREF2018 chromosome 16, SLUC_FBN_1.2, whole genome shotgun sequence genomic window:
- the LOC116041317 gene encoding 1-acylglycerol-3-phosphate O-acyltransferase ABHD5-like, giving the protein MRRMAEEIQPVKEQCSWISSWLPSWCPTSPSQLKDAEEKMLKSVKLPFSRQHVRISNRNYLWTLAFFTQPLPCAPSRPLVQPRPPLVLLHGFGGGVALWAQNLDTLSSSGPVYTLDLLGFGRSSHPQFSTDPEGAEEQFVSALEEWREKVGLEEMVLLGHNLGGYLSAAYTLKYPHRVKHLLLVEPWGFPARPENPNHNAIPVWIRAMGAVMSPFNPLAGLRLAGPLGPMLVQTVRSDFKQKYSSVFDDNTVSDYIYHLNAQTPSGETAFKNMTIPYGWAKRPMLERIDQVQADVPISFIYGSRSSIDSDSGYAFKKTRPDVQIMVIRGAGHYVFADQPDDFNQTVLHILAGTEKKSRGEGTKQ; this is encoded by the exons ATGCGAAGGATGGCTGAGGAGATACAACCTGTCAAGGAACAGTG CTCCTGGATATCAAGTTGGCTTCCCTCTTGGTGCCCCACTTCTCCCTCTCAGCTGAAAGATGCAGAGGAAAAAATGCTCAAGA GTGTGAAGCTGCCTTTCTCCAGGCAGCACGTCCGAATATCCAACCGCAACTATCTGTGGACCTTAGCTTTTTTCACTCAGCCACTGCCATGCGCTCCTTCCCGACCTCTTGTCCAGCCCAGGCCccctctggttctgctgcatggCTTTGGAGGTGGGGTTGCTCTTTGGGCCCAAAACCTGGACACTCTCTCCAGCAGTGGACCGGTCTACACTCTAGACCTGCTGGGCTTCGGCAGGAGCAGCCACCCCCAGTTCAGCACAGACCCCGAGGGGGCTGAGGAGCAGTTTGTGTCGGCCCTGGAGGAGTGGAGGGAGAAGGTGGGACTGGAGGAAATGGTGCTGCTGGGACACAACCTCGGAGGATACCTGTCTGCTGCCTACACACTCAAATACCCACACAG ggTAAAACATCTGCTGCTAGTGGAGCCATGGGGGTTCCCAGCACGTCCAGAGAACCCCAACCACAACGCCATCCCAGTGTGGATCAGAGCCATGGGGGCTGTTATGAGCCCCTTCAACCCTCTGGCTGGACTCAGACTGGCTGGGCCTTTag GTCCAATGCTGGTCCAGACAGTCAGGTCAGATTTCAAGCAGAAATACTCTTCCGTGTTTGACGACAACACAGTTTCTGACTACATCTACCATCTAAATGCCCAGACACCAAG tGGAGAAACGGCCTTTAAGAACATGACCATTCCCTATGGTTGGGCTAAGAGGCCCATGCTGGAGAGGATCGACCAAGTCCAGGCTGACGTTCCCATTTCCTTCATCTATGGATCACGCTCAAGCATTGACAGTGACTCTGGATACGCGTTCAAGAAAACCAGACCAGATGTGCAAATCATG GTCATCAGAGGAGCAGGCCATTACGTTTTCGCCGACCAGCCCGATGACTTCAACCAGACGGTCCTTCATATCCTCGCTGGGACGGAGAAGAAAAGCCGAGGTGAGGGAACGAAGCAGTGA
- the LOC116041277 gene encoding SNF-related serine/threonine-protein kinase-like, translated as MAGLKRHHDGKIAGLYDLDKTLGRGHFAVVKLARHVFTGEKVAVKVIDKTKLDPVARGHLFQEVRCMKMVQHPNVVRLYEVIDTATKLYLILELGDGGDMYDCIMKHDGGLTEEVAKCYFAQIVHAISYCHRLHVVHRDLKPENVVFFEKQGVVKLTDFGFSNRFQPGKTLNTSCGSLAYSAPEILLGDEYDAPAVDIWSLGVILFMLVCGQPPFQETNDSETLTMIMDCKYTVPPHISHACRDLIARMLQRDPKKRATLEEIGAHEWLQGVDPSPATKLSTPLVSHRSLSEEEHGSIIQRMVLGAITDRDTITEALESNQYNHITATYYLLAERMLRERQEKEQHSQTRSPSPSKAQFRQSWPTRVDVNQDVSDGLGGPTISHPGGPQSPARSAESLHKGPRPKTALLDLSQRQEHHTPASSQQQSARQNQERGLRPLVKPHSNPHRLGSLTSVGPCKTRSPSLFSVEEDEEEEGEEDTGLSASALPAQVVLRCKASSSSSTSSSGNRLTSRMSAPVLNQIHEEDKEDEEEEERRELHGFGPPKPSLSLNLNSRIPSPPTLIPSPSTVGVTAPVAAFTPSSETSDDETESHHNSDTATVGGQGNEREGRKEDGEKRGSGQGSPSSCASPGSGSCQGKGTAKAASGLVESLKLMSLCLSSQFHNLTGGGGGGGGGGSSGAVVAGDTQDHPMWRMCMGGSTGSLDKVSLLGGPSPRGNLYHHHPSLGDALADPLLEGPCTATLRLGELDLARENHRNMKNRVLQMPLSDKTLSVNIHRSPKEGLLCTPTPHSCCQVI; from the exons ATGGCGGGGCTCAAACGTCATCACGATGGGAAGATCGCCGGGCTGTATGACCTGGACAAGACGCTGGGCCGTGGACACTTTGCTGTAGTCAAACTGGCCCGGCACGTGTTCACTGGGGAAAAG GTAGCAGTGAAGGTGATAGATAAGACTAAGCTGGACCCGGTGGCGCGGGGCCACCTTTTCCAGGAGGTGCGCTGCATGAAGATGGTGCAGCACCCCAACGTGGTGCGCCTCTACGAGGTCATCGACACGGCCACCAAGCTCTACCTCATCCTAGAGCTGGGAGACGGAGGAGACATGTACGACTGCATCATGAAGCACGACGGAGGCCTCACTGAAGAG GTGGCCAAGTGTTACTTTGCCCAAATTGTCCACGCCATCTCCTACTGCCACCGGCTGCACGTGGTGCACAGGGACCTGAAGCCAGAGAACGTGGTGTTCTTCGAGAAGCAGGGGGTCGTCAAGCTCACCGACTTCGGCTTCAGCAACCGGTTTCAGCCCGGGAAAACACTGAACACCTCCTGTGGCTCATTGGCCTACTCTGCTCCTGAAATACTGCTGGGGGACGAGTATGACGCTCCTGCTGTGG aTATCTGGAGTCTGGGGGTGATCCTCTTCATGCTGGTCTGCGGTCAGCCCCCCTTCCAGGAGACCAACGACAGCGAGACGCTCACCATGATCATGGACTGCAAATACACAGTGCCTCCACACATCTCCCATGCATGCCGAGA CCTTATAGCCCGTATGCTGCAGCGGGACCCCAAGAAACGAGCGACCCTAGAGGAGATAGGGGCCCACGAATGGCTTCAAGGTGTCGACCCCTCCCCAGCCACCAAGCTGTCCACCCCTCTGGTGTCCCATCGCAGCCTGTCGGAGGAGGAGCACGGCTCCATCATCCAGCGTATGGTGCTGGGGGCCATCACAGACCGAGACACCATAACAGA GGCTCTGGAGTCAAATCAGTACAACCACATCACAGCTACATACTACCTGCTGGCTGAGAGGATGCTAAGGGAGAGGCAAGAGAAGGAGCAGCACAGCCAGACGCGATCACCCAGCCCCAGCAAGGCCCAgttcag GCAGTCCTGGCCCACCAGAGTGGATGTTAACCAGGATGTCAGTGATGGCTTGGGGGGACCGACTATCTCCCACCCCGGGGGGCCACAGTCACCTGCCCGCAGTGCTGAGAGCCTCCATAAAGGCCCCAGGCCCAAAACAGCTCTGCTGGACCTCAGCCAGCGGCAGGAGCACCACACCCCAGCATCCAGCCAGCAGCAGTCTGCACGACAGAACCAGGAGAGGGGGCTCAGGCCCCTGGTAAAGCCCCACTCCAACCCCCACAGGCTGGGCTCTCTGACCTCAGTGGGCCCTTGCAAAACTCGTAGTCCCAGTCTTTTCAgtgtggaggaggatgaggaagaagagggggaggaagacaCAGGTTTATCCGCTTCTGCACTACCTGCTCAGGTGGTGCTTCGTTGCAAAGCCTCTTCCTCATCATCTACGTCTTCTTCTGGTAATCGGCTGACGTCCCGTATGAGCGCTCCAGTTCTTAATCAGATTCACGAGGAGGATAaagaggatgaggaagaggaggagaggagggagctGCATGGATTCGGCCCACCCAAACCCAGCCTCAGCCTCAATCTGAACTCTAGAATACCATCACCGCCAACACTCATACCATCACCTAGCACTGTTGGTGTAACAGCACCGGTTGCCGCTTTCACCCCCAGCTCAGAGACTAGTGACGATGAGACAGAAAGTCACCATAATTCAGATACGGCAACTGTAGGTGGACAAGGGAAtgagagagaagggaggaaaGAGGATGGAGAGAAAAGGGGGTCAGGGCAGGGCAGTCCCTCCAGCTGTGCCAGTCCTGGATCAGGTTCGTGCCAAGGCAAGGGCACAGCCAAAGCTGCCAGCGGCCTGGTGGAAAGCTTAAAGCTGATGAGCCTGTGCCTGAGCTCTCAGTTCCACAACCTGACggggggtggaggaggagggggaggcggCGGCAGCAGCGGTGCCGTTGTTGCGGGGGACACCCAGGACCATCCCATGTGGAGGATGTGCATGGGCGGCTCCACCGGCAGCCTGGATAAGGTCTCGCTACTGGGTGGCCCCTCACCCAGGGGGAACCTGTACCACCACCACCCCTCGCTGGGAGACGCGCTGGCAGACCCGCTGCTGGAGGGCCCCTGCACGGCCACGCTGAGGCTGGGAGAGCTGGACCTGGCCAGGGAGAACCACAGGAACATGAAGAACCGCGTTCTGCAGATGCCTCTGAGCGACAAGACTCTGTCCGTCAACATCCACCGGAGCCCCAAGGAGGGTCTGCTCTGTACTCCCACCCCACACAGCTGCTGCCAGGTCATCTAG